The following proteins are encoded in a genomic region of Dokdonia donghaensis DSW-1:
- the rpmG gene encoding 50S ribosomal protein L33: protein MAKKGNRVQVILECTEHKATGQPGTSRYITTKNKKNTPDRMELKKFNNVLKKMTVHKEIK, encoded by the coding sequence ATGGCAAAGAAAGGGAATAGAGTACAAGTAATCTTAGAGTGCACAGAGCACAAAGCGACTGGTCAACCAGGAACGTCAAGATACATCACGACAAAAAATAAAAAGAACACACCTGACCGTATGGAGTTGAAGAAATTCAACAACGTACTTAAGAAGATGACTGTTCATAAAGAAATCAAATAA